In Triticum aestivum cultivar Chinese Spring chromosome 5B, IWGSC CS RefSeq v2.1, whole genome shotgun sequence, the following proteins share a genomic window:
- the LOC123113245 gene encoding auxin-responsive protein IAA30 has protein sequence MAGLGFEETELRLGLPGGSNEAEEAAAAVRSSGKRGYAETIDLVLKLEPASAAAPPSEDGEQVADGVAEAQPSPAAADGQLKRSPSQSSVVTTPQPDADPEKPRAPKAQAVGWPPVRSFRRNMLAAAERGGAALVKVSMDGAPYLRKVDMGTYKSYQELSKALEKMFSSFTIGNDCSQAQAQGMTGMNESKLVDLLSGSDYVPTYEDKDGDWMLVGDVPWEMFVASCKRLRIMKGSEAIGLAPRAMEKCKSRS, from the exons ATGGCGGGCCTCGGGTTCGAGGAGACCGAGCTCCGGCTCGGCCTGCCAGGCGGCAGCAACGAGGCCGAGGAGGCGGCCGCCGCGGTGAGGAGCTCCGGCAAGAGGGGCTACGCCGAGACCATCGACCTCGTGCTGAAGCTGGAGCCGGCGTCGGCGGCCGCGCCGCCGTCCGAGGACGGCGAGCAAGTGGCCGACGGCGTCGCGGAGGCGCAGCCGTCTCCGGCTGCTGCCGACGGGCAGTTGAAGCGGTCGCCGAGCCAGAGCAGCGTGGTCACCACCCCGCAGCCGGACGCGGACCCCGAGAAGCCGCGCGCGCCCAA GGCGCAGGCGGTGGGGTGGCCGCCGGTGCGGTCGTTCCGGAGGAACATGCTGGCGGCGGcggagagagggggggcggcgctgGTGAAGGTGAGCATGGACGGCGCGCCCTACCTGCGCAAGGTGGACATGGGCACCTACAAGAGCTACCAGGAGCTGTCCAAGGCCCTGGAGAAGATGTTCAGCTCCTTCACCATCGGCAACGACTGCTCTCAGGCTCAGGCTCAGGGGATGACGGGCATGAACGAGAGCAAGCTGGTGGACCTGCTCAGCGGCTCCGACTACGTGCCCACCTACGAGGACAAGGACGGCGACTGGATGCTCGTCGGCGACGTCCCCTGGGA GATGTTCGTGGCGTCGTGCAAGCGCCTCCGGATAATGAAGGGATCAGAAGCCATCGGCCTCG CGCCAAGGGCAATGGAGAAATGCAAGAGCAGGAGCTGA
- the LOC123113244 gene encoding F-box/LRR-repeat protein 17 isoform X1 — MSSSSSLPAKPPPPPRPKTRGSYNCGRCGQPKKGHVCNLPSPAAADGGAAPPSPSPSSSGGDTRLRRALSFDEPSSPEKKPRPDHDGRTMELGGRAVPVDLVVEVLRRLGPRGVLDAAAVSRAWRDCADRVWRVAEELRLRPAAAGLLGALLPRCAALSRLVLHMESAVDATMLSCLAFSCSSLETLEITMADKAINNMTGEELSRLVSEKHSLSILKIGGCSNLGFLNLSSSSLNVLWLSDLCSLSESVISCPNMSELSLCFTQQSSECTDLVSLMDGLGRSCPNLRNLHISSIQLSNEAVSALEAANLRGLCMLSLILGSKMTDAAVASIVRSCASLELLDLSGSSISDSGVGMICKAFPHTLSRLLLALCPNITTCGIQAATAQLPLLQLMDCGMSLRSNLQNEKQGAYFGEINGRIRLCPKLPTLKKQPMRQKLIIKHDNLKKLSLWGCSAIDALYVKCPELIDLNLNTCTNLHPERLLLQCPNLKNVHAFGCQDMLIGAIKNQVLNEFAAAEPHLPCKRLADGSKRVQLSQFPQEQLPEDKIWIGFKRSECIVHLDS; from the exons atgtcctcctcctcctcgctgcccgccaagccgcccccgccgccgcgccccaagACGCGGGGCAGCTACAACTGCGGCCGATGCGGCCAGCCCAAGAAGGGCCACGTCTGCAACCTCCCCTCCCCGGCcgccgccgacggcggcgccgcgcccccctccccgtcgccctcctcctccggcggggacacccgcctccgccgcgccctCTCCTTCGACGAGCCCTCCTCCCCCGAGAAGAAGCCCAGGCCCGACCATGACGGCCGCACCATGGAGCTGGGCGGCCGGGCCGTGCCGGTGGACCTCGTCGTCGAGGTGCTGCGCCGGCTCGGCCCCAGGGGcgtcctcgacgccgccgccgtcaGCCGCGCCTGGCGCGACTGCGCCGACCGGGTCTGGCGCGTCGCCGAGGAGCTCCGCCTccgcccggccgccgccggcctcctcggcgCGCTGCTCCCCCGCTGCGCCGCGCTCTCGCGCCTCGTCCTCCACATGGAAAG TGCTGTTGATGCCACCATGCTGTCATGTCTTGCATTTTCCTGTTCAAGTTTGGAAACTCTGGAGATCACCATGGCCGACAAGGCAATCAACAATATGACTGG AGAGGAGCTAAGTCGACTTGTTTCAGAGAAGCATTCTCTCTCAATTCTCAAAATCGGTGGCTGCTCTAATCTTGGTTTTCTTAATCTAAGCTCTTCAAGCCTTAATGTTCTTTGGCTATCAGATCTTTGCTCCCTTTCGGAATCG GTCATAAGCTGCCCTAATATGAGCGAGCTCTCCCTGTGTTTCACACAACAAAGTTCGGAATGTACTGACCTGGTTAGTTTGATGGATGGCCTGGGCCGATCGTGCCCTAACTTAAGAAATTTGCACATATCATCAATTCAACTATCTAATGAAGCTGTGTCCGCTCTAGAGGCTGCCAACCTCAG GGGCTTGTGCATGCTATCCTTGATTCTCGGTTCAAAAATGACAGATGCAGCTGTTGCATCTATCGTCAGATCTTGTGCAAGCTTGGAATTGCTTGATTTAAGTGG ATCTAGCATCAGTGATAGTGGTGTTGGTATGATCTGCAAGGCGTTCCCTCATACTTTATCGAGGCTGCTCCTTGCTCTCTGCCCAAATATTACTACAT GTGGGATCCAGGCTGCAACAGCACAATTGCCACTTCTTCAGCTCATGGACTGTGGAATGAGCTTACGTTCTAACTTGCAGAATGAAAAACAGGGGGCTTATTTTGGTGAGATCAATGGAAGGATTAGATTGTGCCCAAAATTACCCACCTTAAAAAAGCAACCTATGCGCCAAAAGCTGATCATAAAGCATGATAATTTGAAGAAGCTCAGTCTATGGGGCTGTTCAGCAATAGAT GCTTTGTATGTGAAATGCCCAGAGTTGATTGATCTGAACCTCAACACTTGTACAAATCTACACCCAG AGCGGCTGCTACTTCAGTGCCCAAATCTGAAGAATGTACATGCATTTGGATGCCAAGATATGTTGATTGGTGCAATAAAAAACCAG GTTCTGAATGAGTTCGCTGCAGCTGAACCACATCTTCCATGCAAGCGGCTAGCAGACGGTTCGAAACGGGTTCAGCTCTCACAATTTCCACAAGAGCAG TTACCGGAGGACAAAATATGGATTGGATTCAAGCGGTCGGAGTGCATTGTTCATCTTGATTCTTGA
- the LOC123113244 gene encoding F-box/LRR-repeat protein 17 isoform X3 yields MSSSSSLPAKPPPPPRPKTRGSYNCGRCGQPKKGHVCNLPSPAAADGGAAPPSPSPSSSGGDTRLRRALSFDEPSSPEKKPRPDHDGRTMELGGRAVPVDLVVEVLRRLGPRGVLDAAAVSRAWRDCADRVWRVAEELRLRPAAAGLLGALLPRCAALSRLVLHMESAVDATMLSCLAFSCSSLETLEITMADKAINNMTGEELSRLVSEKHSLSILKIGGCSNLGFLNLSSSSLNVLWLSDLCSLSESVISCPNMSELSLCFTQQSSECTDLVSLMDGLGRSCPNLRNLHISSIQLSNEAVSALEAANLRGLCMLSLILGSKMTDAAVASIVRSCASLELLDLSGSSISDSGVGMICKAFPHTLSRLLLALCPNITTCGIQAATAQLPLLQLMDCGMSLRSNLQNEKQGAYFGEINGRIRLCPKLPTLKKQPMRQKLIIKHDNLKKLSLWGCSAIDALYVKCPELIDLNLNTCTNLHPERLLLQCPNLKNVHAFGCQDMLIGAIKNQLNHIFHASG; encoded by the exons atgtcctcctcctcctcgctgcccgccaagccgcccccgccgccgcgccccaagACGCGGGGCAGCTACAACTGCGGCCGATGCGGCCAGCCCAAGAAGGGCCACGTCTGCAACCTCCCCTCCCCGGCcgccgccgacggcggcgccgcgcccccctccccgtcgccctcctcctccggcggggacacccgcctccgccgcgccctCTCCTTCGACGAGCCCTCCTCCCCCGAGAAGAAGCCCAGGCCCGACCATGACGGCCGCACCATGGAGCTGGGCGGCCGGGCCGTGCCGGTGGACCTCGTCGTCGAGGTGCTGCGCCGGCTCGGCCCCAGGGGcgtcctcgacgccgccgccgtcaGCCGCGCCTGGCGCGACTGCGCCGACCGGGTCTGGCGCGTCGCCGAGGAGCTCCGCCTccgcccggccgccgccggcctcctcggcgCGCTGCTCCCCCGCTGCGCCGCGCTCTCGCGCCTCGTCCTCCACATGGAAAG TGCTGTTGATGCCACCATGCTGTCATGTCTTGCATTTTCCTGTTCAAGTTTGGAAACTCTGGAGATCACCATGGCCGACAAGGCAATCAACAATATGACTGG AGAGGAGCTAAGTCGACTTGTTTCAGAGAAGCATTCTCTCTCAATTCTCAAAATCGGTGGCTGCTCTAATCTTGGTTTTCTTAATCTAAGCTCTTCAAGCCTTAATGTTCTTTGGCTATCAGATCTTTGCTCCCTTTCGGAATCG GTCATAAGCTGCCCTAATATGAGCGAGCTCTCCCTGTGTTTCACACAACAAAGTTCGGAATGTACTGACCTGGTTAGTTTGATGGATGGCCTGGGCCGATCGTGCCCTAACTTAAGAAATTTGCACATATCATCAATTCAACTATCTAATGAAGCTGTGTCCGCTCTAGAGGCTGCCAACCTCAG GGGCTTGTGCATGCTATCCTTGATTCTCGGTTCAAAAATGACAGATGCAGCTGTTGCATCTATCGTCAGATCTTGTGCAAGCTTGGAATTGCTTGATTTAAGTGG ATCTAGCATCAGTGATAGTGGTGTTGGTATGATCTGCAAGGCGTTCCCTCATACTTTATCGAGGCTGCTCCTTGCTCTCTGCCCAAATATTACTACAT GTGGGATCCAGGCTGCAACAGCACAATTGCCACTTCTTCAGCTCATGGACTGTGGAATGAGCTTACGTTCTAACTTGCAGAATGAAAAACAGGGGGCTTATTTTGGTGAGATCAATGGAAGGATTAGATTGTGCCCAAAATTACCCACCTTAAAAAAGCAACCTATGCGCCAAAAGCTGATCATAAAGCATGATAATTTGAAGAAGCTCAGTCTATGGGGCTGTTCAGCAATAGAT GCTTTGTATGTGAAATGCCCAGAGTTGATTGATCTGAACCTCAACACTTGTACAAATCTACACCCAG AGCGGCTGCTACTTCAGTGCCCAAATCTGAAGAATGTACATGCATTTGGATGCCAAGATATGTTGATTGGTGCAATAAAAAACCAG CTGAACCACATCTTCCATGCAAGCGGCTAG
- the LOC123113244 gene encoding F-box/LRR-repeat protein 17 isoform X2, translated as MSSSSSLPAKPPPPPRPKTRGSYNCGRCGQPKKGHVCNLPSPAAADGGAAPPSPSPSSSGGDTRLRRALSFDEPSSPEKKPRPDHDGRTMELGGRAVPVDLVVEVLRRLGPRGVLDAAAVSRAWRDCADRVWRVAEELRLRPAAAGLLGALLPRCAALSRLVLHMESAVDATMLSCLAFSCSSLETLEITMADKAINNMTGEELSRLVSEKHSLSILKIGGCSNLGFLNLSSSSLNVLWLSDLCSLSESVISCPNMSELSLCFTQQSSECTDLVSLMDGLGRSCPNLRNLHISSIQLSNEAVSALEAANLRGLCMLSLILGSKMTDAAVASIVRSCASLELLDLSGSSISDSGVGMICKAFPHTLSRLLLALCPNITTCGIQAATAQLPLLQLMDCGMSLRSNLQNEKQGAYFGEINGRIRLCPKLPTLKKQPMRQKLIIKHDNLKKLSLWGCSAIDALYVKCPELIDLNLNTCTNLHPERLLLQCPNLKNVHAFGCQDMLIGAIKNQKLINRKNLMKQCVSTGV; from the exons atgtcctcctcctcctcgctgcccgccaagccgcccccgccgccgcgccccaagACGCGGGGCAGCTACAACTGCGGCCGATGCGGCCAGCCCAAGAAGGGCCACGTCTGCAACCTCCCCTCCCCGGCcgccgccgacggcggcgccgcgcccccctccccgtcgccctcctcctccggcggggacacccgcctccgccgcgccctCTCCTTCGACGAGCCCTCCTCCCCCGAGAAGAAGCCCAGGCCCGACCATGACGGCCGCACCATGGAGCTGGGCGGCCGGGCCGTGCCGGTGGACCTCGTCGTCGAGGTGCTGCGCCGGCTCGGCCCCAGGGGcgtcctcgacgccgccgccgtcaGCCGCGCCTGGCGCGACTGCGCCGACCGGGTCTGGCGCGTCGCCGAGGAGCTCCGCCTccgcccggccgccgccggcctcctcggcgCGCTGCTCCCCCGCTGCGCCGCGCTCTCGCGCCTCGTCCTCCACATGGAAAG TGCTGTTGATGCCACCATGCTGTCATGTCTTGCATTTTCCTGTTCAAGTTTGGAAACTCTGGAGATCACCATGGCCGACAAGGCAATCAACAATATGACTGG AGAGGAGCTAAGTCGACTTGTTTCAGAGAAGCATTCTCTCTCAATTCTCAAAATCGGTGGCTGCTCTAATCTTGGTTTTCTTAATCTAAGCTCTTCAAGCCTTAATGTTCTTTGGCTATCAGATCTTTGCTCCCTTTCGGAATCG GTCATAAGCTGCCCTAATATGAGCGAGCTCTCCCTGTGTTTCACACAACAAAGTTCGGAATGTACTGACCTGGTTAGTTTGATGGATGGCCTGGGCCGATCGTGCCCTAACTTAAGAAATTTGCACATATCATCAATTCAACTATCTAATGAAGCTGTGTCCGCTCTAGAGGCTGCCAACCTCAG GGGCTTGTGCATGCTATCCTTGATTCTCGGTTCAAAAATGACAGATGCAGCTGTTGCATCTATCGTCAGATCTTGTGCAAGCTTGGAATTGCTTGATTTAAGTGG ATCTAGCATCAGTGATAGTGGTGTTGGTATGATCTGCAAGGCGTTCCCTCATACTTTATCGAGGCTGCTCCTTGCTCTCTGCCCAAATATTACTACAT GTGGGATCCAGGCTGCAACAGCACAATTGCCACTTCTTCAGCTCATGGACTGTGGAATGAGCTTACGTTCTAACTTGCAGAATGAAAAACAGGGGGCTTATTTTGGTGAGATCAATGGAAGGATTAGATTGTGCCCAAAATTACCCACCTTAAAAAAGCAACCTATGCGCCAAAAGCTGATCATAAAGCATGATAATTTGAAGAAGCTCAGTCTATGGGGCTGTTCAGCAATAGAT GCTTTGTATGTGAAATGCCCAGAGTTGATTGATCTGAACCTCAACACTTGTACAAATCTACACCCAG AGCGGCTGCTACTTCAGTGCCCAAATCTGAAGAATGTACATGCATTTGGATGCCAAGATATGTTGATTGGTGCAATAAAAAACCAG AAACTGATAAACAGAAAGAATCTAATGAAGCAATGTGTATCAACTGGAGTCTAG